From Selenomonadales bacterium:
ACCGCAAGAAGCAGGCACGCTCGCTTCCTCGGAAGCACTTGTCGTCGTTCTGTTTTCCATCGCATTTCTCGCAACGCCGTTTACCCTATACGACTGGATCGGCGGTGCATTCATCGTCCTGACAGTTATCTTGCTTGCCAGACAATCAGCTCAACACAAACGCTAACTCGGAGGTGTATCCTTCTTGTCGACCAAACAAAAAGAAACGATGATAAAAGGGATAGCCTTCCTTTTGCTCGTCCTATCGTTCTTGCTCGTTCATATTCTGTACCCCGACTTCTTTCCGCGTATGTTCCATCTCGTCACAAGCGGTGATATCGACGCGCTCGTCGAATTTTTCCGCTCATTCGGCGCATGGGCCATGTTTTTCAGTTTTTGGATAGATGTCCTTGTCAACGCGCTCGGATTCTTGCCGTCCATCTTCATCTCAACAGCCAACGGCATCGTATTCGGCATCATCCCCGGTATCATCATCTCGTGGCTTGCCGAAACAGTCGGCGTCATCATCAGCTTTCTCTTGATGCGTACTATCCTGCGTTCCTCTGCCGAGAAGATCATCGCCAAGAGCGGCGCGCTCAAAAAGATCGACGAATTCAGCGGTAAAAAAGGATTCCAGCTCATGCTCATCATGCGCACGATACCGTACTTCCCATCAGGTGTACTGACAGCACTCGGCGCGCTCAGCAGCATCAGCCTGCGCGACTACGTGCTCGCCAACCTTATCGGAAAATTCCCCTCGACAGCGCTTGAAGTCATCGTCGGACACGACATCGTACTGTTTGAACAGAACCTCCACCGCCTTACCATGGTCGTAATAGGCGCGACCGTCGTATACGGTCTTCTCTGGTACTGCCAACGTAAAAAAGAAAAAAAGTCCGTTAAGGACACAAAATAAAAAGCGAGGGCTTATCCTTCGCTTTTTTCTATGGCAGTCATTCTTATCAAACACTTTTCCAAGAATGGCAAACTATCATATTATAGAAACATACTATTCTTTTCACAGGAGTTCACATATGCAATCGATCATCATAAACGGCTGCCGCATCGCTGTATCGATCGTCAGAAGCAACCGCAAAACGATACAACTAAAGATCACCTCCTCAACTCACATCGAGGTACGCGCCCCTCTTCTGATGACAGACAATGCTATACATGCTCTGCTCATCAAGAAACAAGACTGGATCACCTCGCACCTTGCCAAAGCCTCTCAATCTCTGATGGCAACACCGTCAGCACTACCGCACGTTCTGCTTTTTTTCGGCAGAAAGATACCGCTTCACCTGCATACCGCACCGAACATCACCACCTTCGCTGCCGATTACAGTGAAACGGCTTTCACCTTAACACATCCGCCCTCTGCCTCGACCGAAGAAATCAAAAATGCCATCATCTCCTACTATCGCATGACGGCAAGAACCTACTTGGAAGAAAAAAGTGCCGAATGGGCAAAACGCATTGGCGTCACCTATAATCGTATCACCATCAAAGAACAAAAAACAGTTTGGGCAACCTGTACTTCCCTCAAGAATCTCAACTACAATCGGCATCTCATTCAAATACCGCCCGAACTGATCGACTACGTCGTTATCCACGAGCTGTGTCATCTGCGCCACCTCAATCACAGCCCCGCCTTCTGGGAACTCGTATCAAAGTACGACCCACAATACAAAGAACATAAACGTGCCCTCAACCGAATCAGCACGCACATCATAACATCAATATAAAGGAGTGTCCTTATCATGCGTAAACTCATTACCACCATATTCTGTCTTATCCTGATGTCTTTCTCTGCGCTCACCTTCGCAAATGAAGCCCCGCCCGCACGAACCATCACTGTCACAGGCGACAGCATCGTTACCTGCGCACCCGATATGGCGACCGTCGAACTTCGTATCATCACATCTGCCAAAACGAGCATCAAAGCACAACAAGACAACGCACGCCTTGCAAAAAGCGTCCGCGACCATCTCTATACGCTCGGCATCAAAGCAAGCGACATCGACAGCACGCAATTCTCCCTCTCTCCGCAATACAGCGAAGAAAAGAACAAACCGTCTACCATTGTCGGCTACACACTTCGTCACTCTCTTACCGTGACCGTCAACGATCTTGCCAAGCTGCCTGACGTTATCGACGGTGCGATGCACCACGGCGTCACCCAGATCGGCACCATCAACTACGATCGCCATGACAAAGACAGCTTCAAAGCAGAAGCCTTGACAAAAGCCGCACATGCCGCACAGCAAAAAGCGATCACCCTCGCGAAAGCCTTTGGCGAGCCTGAGCCCAAGCTCCTCTCCGTCTCCGAAACAGGCGTACACTATCGTCCGCATACCATGGTCTACAAAGCCAACGCTATGCGCGACACCGAAACAGCCCTCGCGACCGAGCTTTCCCCTGATGACATTGAAGTATCGGCCTCCGTCACAGCCGTATTCACCCTTCCGTAAAATGTCCAAATAAAAAAGACAATGCAGCATAATCTGCATTGTCTTTTTTATTTTCTTATCTGCGTTTTCTTCCTCTTTGCTGCTGTTTTTGTTGTTGCTGCAAGAGTGCTTTGTTACGTGGGTCGCGCGGTCCGCCGACACGATAACGGTCACCAAACAAGAGCAGTCGATCGCCGAACATCATCCACAAGAGAAGTGCAAGGACGGCCATGTTGCCGATCTCACCGCCGATGATGCCAAGGTCTACCAAAACAGAGATAAAGGTGATAGCACCCAAATAGGACATTGCTTTTTTCAAGTCAATGTACGGGTGTTGTTTCAAGATCAAATATGCTACGCCCAAAACGACAAGATCGATAACGACCCATGCTAATCCGTTTACGATGAACATTTTTGCCGCAGCACCGGCGAACAAAACGCCAAATACTTTTGCCATTACCATATTCACGTTATAATTTCCCCCTAATTAGTCCGATTGATATTATAGATATTTCTTCGCACATCGTACTTTTCCTGCTATGCACAAAATTATCTTTCTGTCAAATTGAGTTTGCGCGGTAGGATTCTTCCCATTCTTCGCGAATAGATAGGGATAGCCTTTCTGTGAAGGGGAGTTTTTTATGTCATCAACACCTGCGCGTTTGACTGCGCTCGATTATATCCGCGGTATCGCAATGCTCGGTGTCATCGGTATCCACGTCGGCTCGTTCAGCTTGTCGAATCCCGATCTTAACATTGAACTGTTCGCATTGCTTGAAGTCGTATCACGATTCAGCGTACCGATATTCTTCTTCGTATCTGCGTTCGGGCTCTTTTATCGGCTCGATATTCACGCACCGTTTTCATACGGTACATTTATGAAACGGCGATTGCGCACTGTTCTTATCCCGTATCTCGTCTGGACGCTTCTGTATCGACTACATTATTCAATGAATTTTCACGACTGGAATGTGTGGGACCCGTTCGCACTTTTGACGACCGTATTCTTCGGGCTTGGTTCGTATCATCTCTATTTCATGGTCATCTTGGTATGGTTCTATGCACTGATGCCTGTCTGGATCGCCTGCATGAAACGGCTTACCCGCCCGCTCCCAATGCTCGCAGGTCTGTTCATCGTTCAGCTTGCATTCAACCACTGGTCGACAGTCATGCTCTGGTCAGTGCCGCTTGACGGTTCTTTCTCTAGCCAATGCATCCAATATCGACTAAACTTCTGGCCGTTGCACTATCTGTTCATCTTCCTGTTGGGCGCAACGTTCGCCGTTCATTATCAATCGATCTACGCATGGCTGAAAGACCACGGTAAGCTCGTCTACTCGCTCGGCTTCCTGTCACTCGTCTTGATACTCGGTCGCTTCTATGCGTACCTCAATGCAACGCCTGCTTACTCACCAGAATCGGCGATGAATATGGTACAACAGCTCAGTCCCGTCGGTCTTGTCTACACAGTAGGTACAACATTCTTCTTATTCCGTCTGTTCACATTTACGAATATGCCGACAAAAGTCCAAAGCATCCTCTCTACACTCGGTCATCATTCGTATTTCATCTATTTATTCCACCCATTTGCCTTGTCATTCTTCGGCGATACGGCACTTTTGTGGGGCATCGTATTAACGACGAAAAAAATTATCGCACTCTATCTTGCAACAACTGTCACATCGCTTCTGTTTGCAATGACAGCAGAACGCATCAGCAAAAAGATACCTCTTGTGGGACAGCTTCTCACAGGTGCAAGAGCCAAATAAAAAAGAGCCTGCCTCATGGCAGGTTCTTTTTTATGTTCTCAGTAAGTCGGCGCGTTCTTTTTTTGTCAGCACACCGACTTTGCGCGGGATCGTTTTACCGTTCACTTTTTTACGATAGGCAAAAAACGACCGCCAGAAAAGCACTTCCCGTTCGGCAAGCGGATATGTTGTTTGATACGCATCGTAGACGGGATAAAAAAGGTCGCCTTCTTCCTGCCAACGATTTTCTTCGAGTTCTTTTTCCAATAGCAAGAACACCTGCCAAACAGCAGTCAGTACTCTGCCTTCTCCCGTTTCATACAGCATGGGAAATCGCGCTTGTCGCCATGCTTGATTCCCGCCGAATCGCGACAACGGTACGATATACGGCATAGACAAAGCGGCAGGATAGTCATGTACCGCGATGCGCATCGCCATGCCAACGATCTGTACGGCTGTTATCTGTACATCTTTGTCTTCCTGCAGCTCAGCATAATAAAGTATATCGCTTAAGAATCGACGCATCACAGGCGAGTACGGATTCATGGCAGCAAGCCCCGCCATGCTTCGGCACGATTCCATCAATGCGAGCAGGTCACAGTTTGTCCATTGTCCTTTCGTCAACGATTCTATCAAGCAGCTTCTCCACGCTTCATAACACGCTTCTCCGTCTTGGTGCAGGATACGTTCGAGCCAAGCAGTCAGAAGCGACGTCAGTCTTGCCATACTGCCTGTTCGCATAAAAAACACTTTCATCATGCGCATCATCATCTCGCGAAACAGCCCTTCATCCCGCCCGCGTACAGCAAGTATCCCGACTTGTTTCACCGCTCGCACGAGCTCGTCCACTACGGATTCCTCTTCAATCGCGATACGACAAAGATAATCACCGCACTTCGCCATAAGGGCAGGCTGTCTGTTACGATACGCATGGAGAGCAATGACCGAGAGCGCACCAACGATCTCCTCGCGACAGGACGGATTATGTCGATATAATGGAACAAATCCGCTCAAGAGCGCCAGTGCACAATCACTCTTACCCAGATCGGCGACTTGCCGAACAAGGCTGCCCAGTCGCCCTGCATCCTGACGCTCCGCCACACCTTCACTATACAGAAATTTGAGCGTTTCGAAGCCCCATTCGATATGTCCCCACTTTTCTTCTGCCGCGGCCAAGCCGAGGAACGGATAAAGTCGCCTGCACCGATCGTGTCTTCGTCTTAACTTCGTTGAAACAAGCTCTATTTTCATTCGTTTTTTACGCCAATCCCACTTCCACTTATTTTGTTTTTGGATACAAAAGAGCCGACCCGAATTTAGGCCGACTCCTACTTTGTGCATAGATAGCAATCAGATCAACTCCCGCTTCTTAGCGCGCGTTCGTATCTCCTTTATATACTGCTCCTCTTGCTGCGTCTACTGTTACTCTGTCTTGATCGTGTAAAATGGTTCTTGCTTCTTTTGCTCCGACAATGACCGGAATACCGCAGCTTACACCGATAATAGCTGCAGGCGATGTCAAACCGCCTTCTTCCGTAATGATTGCCGATGCTTGTGCTGCATAACGCGCGGTTTCTTCATTGATACCGTTCGTTACCAGGATATCGCCCGGTTTGAATTTTTCTTTGATGTCTTTGATGCTCGATGCGACACAGCAGTTACCTACTGCCGCACGCTGACCGATACCGGCACCGCGAAGAAGTACGTCGCCGATGACCTGTACGCGGATCATGTTCGTCGTACCGCTGATACCGACAGGTACACCTGCCGTGATAACGACGAGGTCGCCCTCTTTTACCGCACCTGCTTCTACAGCACTGTCAACACCGTTGCCGACCATTTCATCACTGTTTTTGCAGAAATGGCCGAGAATCGTTTTGACGCCGCGAAGAAGCTGTACGCGACGACGCGTTTTCTGATACGGCGTCACGCAGATGATCGGTGCGTTCGGACGATATTTGGAGATCATGCGCGGTGTGTAACCGCTTGCAGATACCGTCAAGATAGCTGCCGCATGAAGCTCTTGTGCAACCTGAACCGTAGCGTGGCTGATCGCATTCGTGCTGCTGATATTCGTTGCAATGCCTTTCGTCAAGAACATTTTTTCGTAGTTGAGGTTCTGTTCCGTATGAACGGCAATCTTGTTCATCATTTTTACTGCTTCGATCGGATATTTACCGGCAGCCGTTTCACCACTGAGCATGATCGCATCGGTACCGTCCATGATAGCATTCGCAATATCACTTGCTTCCGCACGTGTCGGACGCGGATTGACGATCATGGATTCAAGCATCTGCGTTGCCGTGATAACAGGTTTCGCCGCCTGGTTACATTTCTGAATAAGCAATTTCTGAATAACAGGTACTTCTTCCGTCGGGATCTCTACGCCCAAGTCACCGCGCGCGACCATGACACCGTCAGCTACACGAAGGATCGAGTCAATATTGCGGACACCTTCTGCATTTTCGATCTTCGCAATGATCTGCATATCACCGCCGACTTCTTCAAGCACACGACGGATCGCCAATATATCGGACGCACGTTGTACGAACGAAGCCGCGATGAAGTCCATATCCATCTCTACACCGAATTTGATATCAGCAATATCTTTTTCGGAAAGGAACGGCATCTGTACCGCAACATCGGGAACCGCAACACGTTTACCCGTGCTGACTTCACCCGTGTTGAGGATCTTCGTGATGATATCTTCTCCTTCTACACGTTCAACGAGAAGCTCTACCAATCCGTCCGACAAGAGAATACGGTTGCCCGGTGCAACTTCATGCGGAAGGTTCTTATGCGTAACGGAACAGATATCTACCGTACCTTCTACGTCACGACCTGTGATGATGAACTGTTTGCCTTCTTCGAGCAATACTTTTTTATCTTGGAATTTACCAAGACGCATTTCAGGACCTTTCGTATCGAGAAGATACGCAACAGGACTGCCTACACGTTCCGCTACTTCACGCAGTTTCATAATGCGTCCGCGCTGTTCTTCATGCGTACCATGCGAGAAGTTGAAACGTGCTACGTTCATACCGTTTTCAAGCAACGCCTCAATAATTTCGGGCGTATCGCTGCTCGGGCCCAAAGTACATACGATTTTCGTTTTCTTTTTCATGAAGCTCATGTATCGTTCCACCTTTATATTTATTAAAATTCGTTTCCTATTTCATCATTTGTCTGCAAATGACAGCGTGCGCTTCATCTGCTTCCGATTCCGGCACCAAGATCTCTTGCATACCATCTGTCTGCGATACACTTGCAGGACGAATATCAACCAAAATACCTTCTTCCGTCAGGATCGTTTTTAATATTTCTGCCTGTGCTCTATGATTTGCAATATAAATGACTGTCCACATAGCAACGACCCCTCTCCTTTTATGTTTTGGCAGTTTTTGGAAGAAGTTATTGATTATATTCTCTCTTTGGCAGGAAATCCCCTTCTGACAAGGACAGTTTGTGGCTGAGAAATTAAAAATATTTTACATTTTCATCACCCAAAAGCTGTTTGAGCGCTTGAAGCGCTTCTGCTGTCGGGTCTATCCAATACTGCTGTTCTGTTTTGATGACACGTTTTCCGCCCGGCAGATGAAGATAGACGGGTGTTGTTCCGTGATGATCTTTCAGTCTTACCTTCAAGGCATCAAACGTTTCATCATCGTCACGCCCTATTGTTATCTTCAGCCGCACTTCGGGCATCGTGTTTTCCATATCACGAATGATCTCAGCCAGTACCTTCGTCGCCTCACCGCCTTTGTCAAGTCTACCACTCAAAACGACAGGCACATCAGGCACTAAGAAAGACGCCGCTTTTTCCATTACTTTCGGGAATACGACGACTTCCACACGACCGCTGAAGTCTTCGACTTCCAAGAAACACATCGTTTCTCCGCGTTTTGTTATCATGCGTTTGGCACTCGCGATAAGACCTGCGACCGTGATGCGATCATTGTCTTTTCGTTCCTCACCAAACAGCTCGCTGATCTTCATATAGTTTTCCATACGCTGACGATATTTATCGAGCGGATGGCCTGTGATATAAAAGCCCGTCATCTCTTTTTCGAGTGCCAATATCTCTTCTGTCGGCAGTTCGTCTATATCGGGAAGTGCCACTTCATAGACATCGTCCATCTCTTCCGTATCGAACAGACCGATCTGACCGCTTGCACGTTCTCTGCGACGAATAGATGCCATCTCGATACAGCGTTCTAATACCGCCAACAGCTGAGATCGTTTTGCCCCGGTAGAGTCGAATGCTCCGCATTTAATAAGGCTTTCAAGGACTCGTTTGTTGACGACACGCATATCCATACGCGAACAGAAGTCCGTCAAGTCAGCGAACGGTCCGCCCGCTTCACGTTCTGTGATAACGGTATTGATCGCACTTTCGCCGACATTTTTGATAGCCGCCAGACCGAATCGCACTTTGCCATCGTCAACGCTGAACATCGCTTTGCTGGCATTGATATCGGGCGGCAATACCGACAGATCCATGCGTTTGCAATGCTCGATATACGAGCCTACTTTTTCATTGTCACCCATGACACTCGATAAGAGAGCTGCCATGAATTCGGGCAGATAGTGTGCTTTGAGATATGCCGTCTGATATACGATCAATGCATAAGCCGCACTATGCGACTTATTGAAACCATAGTCGGCGAAATGTGCCATCAGATCGAATATTTCATTTGCCAGTTTCGCATCGAAACCGCGCTCTGCTGCCCCTGCCAAAAAGTTCCCTTTCTGCGCTTCCAAAATGGCGTGCTTCTTTTTCCCCATTGCACGACGCAGAAGGTCTGCTTGTCCAAGTGTAAAACCGCCCATCGCAGATGCGATCTGCATAACCTGTTCCTGATAAAGAATGACACCGAACGTATCTTTTAAGATCGGCTCCAATACAGGATGCAAGTAGTGTATCTCGCTTTTGCCGTGACGGCCGTTGATAAAGTCAGTAACCATACCGCTGCCGAGCGGACCCGGACGGTATAATGCTACAAGCGGTATCAAGTCTTCAAACCTTTCAGGCTTCAACTCTTTGACAAGATTCGTCATACCGCCCGATTCCATCTGGAATACGCCTGCTGTTTCACCATGAGCAAGCATATCACAAGCCAGTTTGTCATCAAGCGGAATATCATTGATATCGATCGTGATACCGCGACTTTTTTGGATCAGTTCGATCGCATGTCCGATAACTGTCAATGTACGCAGTCCCAAGAAGTCCATCTTGAGAAGCCCGATCTCTTCTACCTTATCCTTGTCATACTGTGTTGTGTAGAATCCATCCGTACTGACTTGTATCGGCACATAGTCGGTCAACTGATGTTTGGCGATCACAATGCCTGCCGCATGTGTCCCCGAGTGACGCGGAAGCCCTTCGACTGCCCGCGCCAAGTCTATCAATTTTTTTACAGGTGCTTCTTGCTCATATACTTCCCGTAATTCCTTATTGCCATGCAATGCTTTATCGATCGTGATACCCAGTTCTGTCGGAACCATCTTGGCGATACGATCTACTTCATTGTAGGTCATATTGAGCGCACGACCAACATCGCGGATCGCCGCTTTGGCCGCCATCGTTCCGAAGGTAATGATCTGTGCTACATGATCTATGCCGTATCGTTTGGCAACGTAGTCGATGACTTCACCGCGTTTCATATAGCAAAAATCAATATCAATATCAGGCATCGTAACACGTTCGGGATTCAAGAATCGCTCAAAGAGAAGCTGATATTTGAGCGGATCGATATTGCTGATACCCAACAGGTACGCAACGATACTGCCCGCCGCCGAACCACGTCCCGGTCCTACAGCGATATCATGCTCTCTGGCATACTTGATAAAATCCCATACGATCAAGAAGTAACTGGAAAAGCCCATCTTGTCGATAACATCCAGTTCGTATGCCAATCGCGTGTGTACTTCGGCAGACGCCTCTTGTCCGTATCGCCAACCGATACCACCTTCACAAAGATGCTTCAGATAATCCGCATCAGAGGTGAATCCGTCAGGCAATTCGAACACAGGCAAAAACATCTCGCCGAAATCGAACGTGACATTACAACGCTCTGCGATCTCAAGTGTATTGTAGATCGCATCAGGTCGATTCGGGAACAGCGCATGCATCTCCTCAACATCCTTCAGATAAAAAGAATCGTTGGGAAACTTCATTCTGCCCGGTTCATCGACCGTCTTGCCCATCTGTATACACAAGAGAACGTCGTGGCACTCCGCATCTATACGGCGTACATAATGCAAGTCGTTCGTCGCTACCAGCTTAAGCTGATATTTTTCCGCGATCTTATACAGTTCTTCATTGACCAATCGTTCTTCTTCCAGCGCATGGTTCTGTACTTCGAGGTAAAACCGATCTGTTCCGAAGATCGAAATGAATTCTTCTGTCAGAGCATGCGCACCTTCAATATCTCCGCGCAATATCCGACAAGGGATCTCGCCTGCAATACAAGCACTGAGGCAAATGATACCCTCGCTGTACTCCCGTAATATCTCCATATCGATCCTTGGTTTGTAATAGAAACCTTCACTATAGCCGAGCGATACCAACTTAATGAGATTCTTATAGCCTTCGTTATTTTCGGCCAACAAAACCAAGTGGTAATACGCTCCGCCCTCAGCAGTATTCTTCTCGAATCGCGACCGCGGAGCAATATATACTTCGCAGCCGATGATCGGTTTGATACCATGCTTGATGGCAGTCTGATAAAACTCAATGACCCCATACATCGAACCATGGTCGGTGATCGCGATCGCAGGCATACCCAGTTCTTTGGCATGAAGCACCAGATCTTCAATACGGCTCGCACCATCCAATAGGCTATATTCAGTATGAACGTGTAAATGTACAAATTGATTATTTCCTATCTGCGGCACCATCTCTGTCCTCTCTCTCGTATTAAAGAAATTAAATAATTATAATTAGACGATACACCCTCAAAATCCTTCAAAATCGTCCTTTTGCCTGTTCATTTTTCTCTTTTCGATTTTATTTTCTATTATTTCATTTCTACTACTATATAAAAGAGGGATTTTACTCTTTGTTGTGGAATTAAACATAGTTTAATTTGTAAATAAAGAGGTGTATTCATTTTGTATAAAATCGGAATCTTGCAGCTCACACAAAATTTAGATACCGCCGTACATGGTTTCAAACAAGCCCTTGCCGGCGAAGAGGTCGAATACCTCTATTTCAACGTTGACGGTACGGTAGAAAAACTGCCTGCTTTCGCACAAAAATTGGTCGATGAAAACGTAGACCTGATCTTCGCTTGCACAACACCTGCAGCCAAAGCAGCCATCGCGGCAAGTGACCATATCCCTGTCGTCTACACGCCTGTATTCGACCCCATCAGCGTCGGTCTTGCACAGTCGATGGAATGTCCGGGCAACCACGCAACGGGCGTATCGGGCATGGTATCGGCAACGGATAAAGTCGCTTTTATCGAAGAACTTCTTCCCGAAGCAAAAACGCTCGGTATGCCGTTCGACCCGAACGACGAAAATGCAAAGATCGAAGTAGCTAACTTCAAAAAAGCGGCAGAAGGCCACTTCACGCTCATCGAGCTTCCGATCGCATCGGAGACCGATATTTCCGAATTGTCCGAGCTTCTCACCGATGAGATGGACGCTATCTTTATGCCGATCGGCAAACTGCTCGAAGACAACTTCGCAAGTATCGTCTACTACACAGACGACCTCGACCTTCCGATCATCGCATCGCACGCACCGAACATCGTCGGCGGTGCTGTCGGCGGTCTTGCGGCCAATCATGAAGCGCTCGGCTATGAATGCGGCCAAAAAGCCATCGATATCCTCGGCGGCAAAGACGCAGGTACGATTCCCGTCGGCTCTGTCAAAACGCCCGACGTTCTTCTCAACCAGTATGCGGCAGACAACCTCGATATCGAACTTCCGTCCTCTCTCGTAGAGCGCGCGAAAGAAATTTATAACTAATAGTTTAGGAGATGAATCCATGCTTTTGAATAGACAATCCGTAGAAATCTTAGCTCCCGCAGGCAGCTGGGAAGTCCTCGAAACAGTCATCGAGGCAGGCGCAGATGCCGTCTATCTCGGCGGTAAACGCTTCAATATGCGTATGCACCGTGCTGATACGAACTTTGATGACAAACAGCTTGAAGAAGCGATCAAATACGCTCACGCACACGGTGTCAAACTGTACGTAACAGTCAACAACCTTATCAGCAGTCGTGAGATCGACGCAATGCGCGACTATCTCATGCTCCTCGAACGCATCCAGCCTGACGCACTCATCGTACAAGACCTCGCTATCATGGAGCTCGCCAAAGAGATCGGTTTCACCGTTCCGCTCCATACTTCCATCATGCGCAACACGCACAACAGCGAATCGGTACGCAAATACCAAGAATACGGTATCACGCGTATCGTTGCCAGCCGTGACCTTACGCTCGATCAGATCCGCCTCATGCGTGAACAGACAGGCATCGAGATCGAATTCTTCATCCACGGTGATATGTGCGTATCGCAGAGCGGTCAGTGCGTTCATTCGGGCGTCGTATTCGGTCAGAGTTCTAACCGCGGTCGCTGTCTTAAACCGTGCCGCTGGCCGTACCAGCTTATCGACGAAGAAACGGGCGAAGTGATCCCCGATTCCGACCAGACGGGCCCGTACAAGCTCGCGCTCAAAGATATGTGTATGTATCGCCACTTGCCCGAACTCATTCAGGCAGGCGTTCACTCGTTCAAGATCGAAGGTCGTATGCGTACGGCAGACTTCGTAAAACGCATTGTATCCATCTATCGTCGTGCCGTTGACCGCTACTTGGCAGACCCGACATCCTACACGATCGACGAAAACGATTGGAAAGAACTCTACGAAAACCGTTCGCGTGACTTCTCCACGTGCTATGCACTCTCCAATACACTCGGCGCAAAACTCATCGGTTACGACGGAAGCCGCGAACCGCGTTTCTTCAGTCAGGCTGTTAAAGAAGCAACGCTCGATGTCAAAGCCAAACTCGGCAAAGACGAATCTCCTGCATTCAAAGCCCGCCCGCAGCTCTCTGTTCGCGTGGCATCGCTCAGCGCAGTAGAAGTCGCGTGTAAAAACGGCGCAGATATCATCTACATCGGCGGTGACGCATTCCGCCCGAACAAACCGTGGTCGCTCGCAGATATCCGCGAAGCAATGCGTATCGCTGAGCCGTACAATGTAAAAGTCGTCGTTATGACACAACGCATCACGCCGAACCCGATCCTCGGCGAGCTCGAACAGCACTTCACCGCACTCAAAGAGATCGCACCGCACGGCATCATGGTCAGCAACACGGGTGCAATGAAAATGGCAAAAGAAATCACGGGACTTCCGCTCTATGCAGACTTCTCGTTCAATACGTTCAACCATTACAGCACAAAATGGCAGTCCGACAACGGCATCGTACAATCGACGATGTCCGTAGAAGCATCGCACGAGCAGATCGTCGACCTTCTTCAGACGAGCCAATCGCCGATCGAGCTTATCGTTCACGGTCCGATCGAAGCAATGGTATCGGAACACTCCATCCCGTCGGCAGTCCTCGGTCTCGACAATGAAGATCAGACACCGATCTATCAGCATCAATACGCACTTCTCGATACGGCAGGTCAAAAACACAGCATCCGCTTTGACCAGCACGGTAAGAGCCACATCCTGCTCGCGAACGACTACTGCCTCTTCCCGTACCTGCCGAAATTAACAGGCGCGGCAACGTACCGTATCGAA
This genomic window contains:
- a CDS encoding acyltransferase, whose amino-acid sequence is MSSTPARLTALDYIRGIAMLGVIGIHVGSFSLSNPDLNIELFALLEVVSRFSVPIFFFVSAFGLFYRLDIHAPFSYGTFMKRRLRTVLIPYLVWTLLYRLHYSMNFHDWNVWDPFALLTTVFFGLGSYHLYFMVILVWFYALMPVWIACMKRLTRPLPMLAGLFIVQLAFNHWSTVMLWSVPLDGSFSSQCIQYRLNFWPLHYLFIFLLGATFAVHYQSIYAWLKDHGKLVYSLGFLSLVLILGRFYAYLNATPAYSPESAMNMVQQLSPVGLVYTVGTTFFLFRLFTFTNMPTKVQSILSTLGHHSYFIYLFHPFALSFFGDTALLWGIVLTTKKIIALYLATTVTSLLFAMTAERISKKIPLVGQLLTGARAK
- the pyk gene encoding pyruvate kinase, which encodes MKKKTKIVCTLGPSSDTPEIIEALLENGMNVARFNFSHGTHEEQRGRIMKLREVAERVGSPVAYLLDTKGPEMRLGKFQDKKVLLEEGKQFIITGRDVEGTVDICSVTHKNLPHEVAPGNRILLSDGLVELLVERVEGEDIITKILNTGEVSTGKRVAVPDVAVQMPFLSEKDIADIKFGVEMDMDFIAASFVQRASDILAIRRVLEEVGGDMQIIAKIENAEGVRNIDSILRVADGVMVARGDLGVEIPTEEVPVIQKLLIQKCNQAAKPVITATQMLESMIVNPRPTRAEASDIANAIMDGTDAIMLSGETAAGKYPIEAVKMMNKIAVHTEQNLNYEKMFLTKGIATNISSTNAISHATVQVAQELHAAAILTVSASGYTPRMISKYRPNAPIICVTPYQKTRRRVQLLRGVKTILGHFCKNSDEMVGNGVDSAVEAGAVKEGDLVVITAGVPVGISGTTNMIRVQVIGDVLLRGAGIGQRAAVGNCCVASSIKDIKEKFKPGDILVTNGINEETARYAAQASAIITEEGGLTSPAAIIGVSCGIPVIVGAKEARTILHDQDRVTVDAARGAVYKGDTNAR
- a CDS encoding TVP38/TMEM64 family protein encodes the protein MIKGIAFLLLVLSFLLVHILYPDFFPRMFHLVTSGDIDALVEFFRSFGAWAMFFSFWIDVLVNALGFLPSIFISTANGIVFGIIPGIIISWLAETVGVIISFLLMRTILRSSAEKIIAKSGALKKIDEFSGKKGFQLMLIMRTIPYFPSGVLTALGALSSISLRDYVLANLIGKFPSTALEVIVGHDIVLFEQNLHRLTMVVIGATVVYGLLWYCQRKKEKKSVKDTK
- a CDS encoding SIMPL domain-containing protein (The SIMPL domain is named for its presence in mouse protein SIMPL (signalling molecule that associates with mouse pelle-like kinase). Bacterial member BP26, from Brucella, was shown to assemble into a channel-like structure, while YggE from E. coli has been associated with resistance to oxidative stress.); the encoded protein is MRKLITTIFCLILMSFSALTFANEAPPARTITVTGDSIVTCAPDMATVELRIITSAKTSIKAQQDNARLAKSVRDHLYTLGIKASDIDSTQFSLSPQYSEEKNKPSTIVGYTLRHSLTVTVNDLAKLPDVIDGAMHHGVTQIGTINYDRHDKDSFKAEALTKAAHAAQQKAITLAKAFGEPEPKLLSVSETGVHYRPHTMVYKANAMRDTETALATELSPDDIEVSASVTAVFTLP
- a CDS encoding M48 family metallopeptidase, yielding MQSIIINGCRIAVSIVRSNRKTIQLKITSSTHIEVRAPLLMTDNAIHALLIKKQDWITSHLAKASQSLMATPSALPHVLLFFGRKIPLHLHTAPNITTFAADYSETAFTLTHPPSASTEEIKNAIISYYRMTARTYLEEKSAEWAKRIGVTYNRITIKEQKTVWATCTSLKNLNYNRHLIQIPPELIDYVVIHELCHLRHLNHSPAFWELVSKYDPQYKEHKRALNRISTHIITSI